A DNA window from Hydra vulgaris chromosome 13, alternate assembly HydraT2T_AEP contains the following coding sequences:
- the LOC105847024 gene encoding uncharacterized protein LOC105847024 isoform X2 has protein sequence MENILDCIRETPRDAIIMKAENLTHGSKRFGRFFSVTNHSIDCLLEELSTVDGQKIQTINTLSVIIPSESQSEIVHVLTSCEQDNFEIEYKKKLLSRQSKLGILQPKNTYFARDKELRLIHKYMFETAKPKKTLLLTGISGVGKTQLARRYCFQYDKYYDNILWFDAAFGNLQTSINNLSEKLGLKLNSDKEFVIKMIHEYFKGEKTLYIFDGVNNENIKILEKYVSKELNSFTLITSQWSNLCLNFKQIKITTFSLDEGLLFFKNHIITDEEKILREITKELMYHPFAFNQAVIYIINHKFSFEKYLDLLRSYPIQTFENCFKYQIDWYQNEPELLSATKSVNLLLYKLEKCHEVPLKVLNCLSHCNGQKITKKFVFEISKQIEVNDKHIVDKAILILINYTMLDWFDSECDHLTMHELTQISCKYYQEKNNNTEINKEYIINYFRQILNETTDHLDYQKDFLPHFLLMFRTDKRRMCKEFHDTTNNVRILLTKNCFYEDAIDILQSIKSYNMEVFGESNRLTLDSIHNIAFCLNDMGKHNEALDMYYHIEKIETKVLGVNHPSLLTTKYNIASFLYAMGKYNEALEVYYSVEKIEPEIIGISHPSLLIAKHNIASCLYNMGKYKEALEIYYYVEKIQTENLGVDHPSLLDTKHSIANCLNNMGKYNEALEIYYHVETLQTQLLGNKHPSLLITKNNIAFCLNNMGKYNEALIIYYHVEKQKTEILGSTHPSLLDTKHNIASCLYNMGKYKDALEINYYVEKIRTEILGNNHQSTLTTKNNIASCLDNMGKFNEALKIYYCIEKIQTETLGTHHPSFLTTKNNIAYCLNNIGKYNEALEIYHFVEKIETEILGMNHPSLLTTKSNIALCLDNIGHYDKALEIFYYVEKIQTEILGNNHPSLLTTKYNIAFCLENMGKYIEALEIYYYVEKMQTEILGPDNPSTLLTKTNISICINKVKKHDKCLLL, from the exons ATGGAAAATATCTTGGACTGTATTAGAG aGACTCCACGAGATGCTATCATAATGAAAGCTGAAAACTTAACTCATGGTTCAAAACGATTTGGTCGTTTTTTCTCAGTTACCAATCATTCAATAGATTGTTTATTAGAAGAACTATCAACTGTAGACGGGCAAAAAATCCAAACAATAAATACATTGTCTGTAATTATTCCATCGGAATCACAAAGTGAAATTGTACACGTTTTAACCTCTTGCGAACAAGACAACTTCGaaatagaatacaaaaaaa aaCTATTATCTAGACAATCAAAACTTGGTATTTTACAGCCTAAAAATACGTATTTTGCACGCGATAAAGAACTTCGacttatacataaatatatgtttGAAACAGCGAAACCAAAGAAAACTCTTTTGCTAACAGGAATTTCCGGTGTTGGAAAAACACAACTTGCCAGAAGATATTGTTTCCAGTATGACaaatattatgataatattttgTGGTTTGATGCTGCATTTGGTAATTTACAAACTTCTATAAACAACCTTTCCGAAAAATTGGGGTTAAAATTAAATAGCGACAAAGAATTCGTCATTAAAATGATTCATGAATATTTCAAAGGAGAAAAgacattatatatttttgatggtGTAAACAACGAAAACattaaaattcttgaaaaatacGTTTCAAAAGAGTTGAACTCGTTCACATTGATAACATCACAATGGTCAAACTtgtgtttaaactttaaacaaataaaaattacaactttttcaCTCGACGAaggtcttcttttttttaaaaatcacattaTCACAGACGAGGAAAAAATTCTGAGAGAAATAACAAAAGAGTTAATGTACCATCCTTTTGCCTTCAATCAGGCAGTTATCTAcattattaatcataaattttcttttgaaaaatatctagaTCTACTTCGATCATATCCTAttcaaacttttgaaaattgttttaaatatcaaatcGATTGGTATCAAAATGAACCAGAACTATTATCCGCGACAAAATCAGTAAATCTACTTTTATATAAGTTAGAAAAATGCCACGAAGTCCCGTTAAAAGTATTAAACTGTTTGTCGCATTGCAATGGTCAAAAAATCaccaaaaagtttgtttttgaaatatcaaaacaaattgAAGTAAATGACAAACATATTGTAGATAAAGCAATTTTAATACTTATCAACTACACAATGCTTGATTGGTTTGACAGTGAATGTGACCACCTAACAATGCATGAACTAACACAAATCTCGTGTAAAtattatcaagaaaaaaacaacaataccgaaataaataaagaatatattataaattattttaggcagattttaaatgaaacaacgGACCATTTAGATTACCAAAAAGATTTTCTACCTCATTTTCTACTTATGTTTCGCACTGACAAACGAAGAATGTGCAAAGAATTCCACGACACAACTAACAATGTAcgaattttattaactaaaaactgtttttatgaAGATGCAATTGACATATTGCAAAGCATAAAAAGCTATAATATGGAAGTATTTGGAGAAAGTAATCGACTTACGCTTGACTCGATTCATAATATTGCATTTTGTTTAAACGATATGGGAAAACACAACGAAGCTCTAGATATGTATTATcacattgaaaaaattgaaactaaagTATTAGGAGTTAACCATCCATCATTATTGActacaaaatataacattgcATCTTTTTTGTAcgctatgggaaaatataatgAAGCTCTAGAGGTTTACTATAGTGTGGAAAAAATTGAACCTGAGATTATTGGAATCTCTCATCCATCATTATTGATTGCAAAACATAATATTGCATCGTGTTTGTACAACATGGGAAAGTATAAAGAAGCtcttgaaatttattattatgttgaaaaaatacaaactgaaaatTTGGGTGTCGATCATCCCTCGTTATTGGATACAAAACATAGTATTGCAAACTGTTTAAACAATATGGgtaaatataacgaagctttagaaatttattaccATGTTGAGACATTGCAAACTCAATTATTAGGAAACAAGCATCCATcgttattaattacaaaaaataatattgcctTTTGTTTAAACAACATGGGAAAGTATAATGAAGCCcttataatatattatcatgttgaaaaacaaaaaactgaaattttaggaaGTACTCATCCTTCATTATTAgatacaaaacataatattgcaTCATGCTTGTACAACATGGGAAAATATAAAGAtgctttagaaattaattattatgTGGAAAAAATccgaactgaaattttaggaaACAATCATCAATCAacgttaacaacaaaaaataatatcgcgaGCTGTTTGGACAACATGGGCAAGTTTAACGAAgctcttaaaatatattactgtATTGAGAAGATACAAACTGAAACTTTAGGAACTCATCATCCGTCGTTcttgacaacaaaaaataatatcgcctATTGTTTGAACAATAtaggaaaatataacgaagctctagaaatttatcattttgttgaaaaaatagaaactgaaattttagggaTGAATCATCCGTCtttattaactacaaaaagtaATATTGCACTCTGCTTAGACAACATAGGTCATTATgataaagctttagaaattttctATTATGTGGAAAagatacaaactgaaattttaggaaATAATCATCCTTCGTTATTAactacaaaatataatattgcattttgtttagaaaacatGGGAAAATATATCGAAGctctagaaatttattattacgtAGAGAAAAtgcaaactgaaattttagggcCTGATAACCCATCAACTTTgcttacaaaaacaaatatttctatatgcataaacaaggtaaaaaaacatgataaatgTTTGTTATTGTAG
- the LOC105847024 gene encoding uncharacterized protein LOC105847024 isoform X3 — protein sequence MENILDCIRELLSRQSKLGILQPKNTYFARDKELRLIHKYMFETAKPKKTLLLTGISGVGKTQLARRYCFQYDKYYDNILWFDAAFGNLQTSINNLSEKLGLKLNSDKEFVIKMIHEYFKGEKTLYIFDGVNNENIKILEKYVSKELNSFTLITSQWSNLCLNFKQIKITTFSLDEGLLFFKNHIITDEEKILREITKELMYHPFAFNQAVIYIINHKFSFEKYLDLLRSYPIQTFENCFKYQIDWYQNEPELLSATKSVNLLLYKLEKCHEVPLKVLNCLSHCNGQKITKKFVFEISKQIEVNDKHIVDKAILILINYTMLDWFDSECDHLTMHELTQISCKYYQEKNNNTEINKEYIINYFRQILNETTDHLDYQKDFLPHFLLMFRTDKRRMCKEFHDTTNNVRILLTKNCFYEDAIDILQSIKSYNMEVFGESNRLTLDSIHNIAFCLNDMGKHNEALDMYYHIEKIETKVLGVNHPSLLTTKYNIASFLYAMGKYNEALEVYYSVEKIEPEIIGISHPSLLIAKHNIASCLYNMGKYKEALEIYYYVEKIQTENLGVDHPSLLDTKHSIANCLNNMGKYNEALEIYYHVETLQTQLLGNKHPSLLITKNNIAFCLNNMGKYNEALIIYYHVEKQKTEILGSTHPSLLDTKHNIASCLYNMGKYKDALEINYYVEKIRTEILGNNHQSTLTTKNNIASCLDNMGKFNEALKIYYCIEKIQTETLGTHHPSFLTTKNNIAYCLNNIGKYNEALEIYHFVEKIETEILGMNHPSLLTTKSNIALCLDNIGHYDKALEIFYYVEKIQTEILGNNHPSLLTTKYNIAFCLENMGKYIEALEIYYYVEKMQTEILGPDNPSTLLTKTNISICINKVKKHDKCLLL from the exons ATGGAAAATATCTTGGACTGTATTAGAG aaCTATTATCTAGACAATCAAAACTTGGTATTTTACAGCCTAAAAATACGTATTTTGCACGCGATAAAGAACTTCGacttatacataaatatatgtttGAAACAGCGAAACCAAAGAAAACTCTTTTGCTAACAGGAATTTCCGGTGTTGGAAAAACACAACTTGCCAGAAGATATTGTTTCCAGTATGACaaatattatgataatattttgTGGTTTGATGCTGCATTTGGTAATTTACAAACTTCTATAAACAACCTTTCCGAAAAATTGGGGTTAAAATTAAATAGCGACAAAGAATTCGTCATTAAAATGATTCATGAATATTTCAAAGGAGAAAAgacattatatatttttgatggtGTAAACAACGAAAACattaaaattcttgaaaaatacGTTTCAAAAGAGTTGAACTCGTTCACATTGATAACATCACAATGGTCAAACTtgtgtttaaactttaaacaaataaaaattacaactttttcaCTCGACGAaggtcttcttttttttaaaaatcacattaTCACAGACGAGGAAAAAATTCTGAGAGAAATAACAAAAGAGTTAATGTACCATCCTTTTGCCTTCAATCAGGCAGTTATCTAcattattaatcataaattttcttttgaaaaatatctagaTCTACTTCGATCATATCCTAttcaaacttttgaaaattgttttaaatatcaaatcGATTGGTATCAAAATGAACCAGAACTATTATCCGCGACAAAATCAGTAAATCTACTTTTATATAAGTTAGAAAAATGCCACGAAGTCCCGTTAAAAGTATTAAACTGTTTGTCGCATTGCAATGGTCAAAAAATCaccaaaaagtttgtttttgaaatatcaaaacaaattgAAGTAAATGACAAACATATTGTAGATAAAGCAATTTTAATACTTATCAACTACACAATGCTTGATTGGTTTGACAGTGAATGTGACCACCTAACAATGCATGAACTAACACAAATCTCGTGTAAAtattatcaagaaaaaaacaacaataccgaaataaataaagaatatattataaattattttaggcagattttaaatgaaacaacgGACCATTTAGATTACCAAAAAGATTTTCTACCTCATTTTCTACTTATGTTTCGCACTGACAAACGAAGAATGTGCAAAGAATTCCACGACACAACTAACAATGTAcgaattttattaactaaaaactgtttttatgaAGATGCAATTGACATATTGCAAAGCATAAAAAGCTATAATATGGAAGTATTTGGAGAAAGTAATCGACTTACGCTTGACTCGATTCATAATATTGCATTTTGTTTAAACGATATGGGAAAACACAACGAAGCTCTAGATATGTATTATcacattgaaaaaattgaaactaaagTATTAGGAGTTAACCATCCATCATTATTGActacaaaatataacattgcATCTTTTTTGTAcgctatgggaaaatataatgAAGCTCTAGAGGTTTACTATAGTGTGGAAAAAATTGAACCTGAGATTATTGGAATCTCTCATCCATCATTATTGATTGCAAAACATAATATTGCATCGTGTTTGTACAACATGGGAAAGTATAAAGAAGCtcttgaaatttattattatgttgaaaaaatacaaactgaaaatTTGGGTGTCGATCATCCCTCGTTATTGGATACAAAACATAGTATTGCAAACTGTTTAAACAATATGGgtaaatataacgaagctttagaaatttattaccATGTTGAGACATTGCAAACTCAATTATTAGGAAACAAGCATCCATcgttattaattacaaaaaataatattgcctTTTGTTTAAACAACATGGGAAAGTATAATGAAGCCcttataatatattatcatgttgaaaaacaaaaaactgaaattttaggaaGTACTCATCCTTCATTATTAgatacaaaacataatattgcaTCATGCTTGTACAACATGGGAAAATATAAAGAtgctttagaaattaattattatgTGGAAAAAATccgaactgaaattttaggaaACAATCATCAATCAacgttaacaacaaaaaataatatcgcgaGCTGTTTGGACAACATGGGCAAGTTTAACGAAgctcttaaaatatattactgtATTGAGAAGATACAAACTGAAACTTTAGGAACTCATCATCCGTCGTTcttgacaacaaaaaataatatcgcctATTGTTTGAACAATAtaggaaaatataacgaagctctagaaatttatcattttgttgaaaaaatagaaactgaaattttagggaTGAATCATCCGTCtttattaactacaaaaagtaATATTGCACTCTGCTTAGACAACATAGGTCATTATgataaagctttagaaattttctATTATGTGGAAAagatacaaactgaaattttaggaaATAATCATCCTTCGTTATTAactacaaaatataatattgcattttgtttagaaaacatGGGAAAATATATCGAAGctctagaaatttattattacgtAGAGAAAAtgcaaactgaaattttagggcCTGATAACCCATCAACTTTgcttacaaaaacaaatatttctatatgcataaacaaggtaaaaaaacatgataaatgTTTGTTATTGTAG